The Lathyrus oleraceus cultivar Zhongwan6 chromosome 5, CAAS_Psat_ZW6_1.0, whole genome shotgun sequence genome includes the window TAATCCTAATGCAGAAAACTACGGTGTTCCATTCTTGGAAGCAACTGCTAATTGCACTCTTTCTTCTCTTCATTATTTGGACAATAATGACCTAGAAATTGCAAAATATTTGGTGTTTGATCCTCAAGATAAAAGTTACCCTTTGGTGTTCAAGGTAACAAAATTTCTTTGTGGTGGTTTCACAATTGGAATGGGAGTGTTGCATGCAGTCTGTGATGGATTTGGTGCATCTCAATTCTTGAAATCAATTGTTGAACTTTCAAGGGGAAGAACTGAGCCCTCGGTGATACCTGTGTGGGAAAGAGAGAGACTAGTTGGATCAATAACTAAAcaaccatttccaaaaagtccgATGAACAATGTTGCATTTTCACCTTTTCTAAATGAAACCAGTAGTACAGTTATAAAGAAATATTGCTTTAAAGTGGAGGGTGAAATGATAAGAAGGTTAAAGATGAGTTTgaggaaggaaaatgaaaattTAGGGTTCACAACTTTCGAAGCACTAGCTGGTTTTGTGTGGAGGTCAAGAGCAAGAGCTTTAAAACTTAACAACAATGGAGAAACAATGTTATCTGTGCTAGTTGGTATGAGGCGGAACTTGAAGGATTTTGAACCTTTACCTAAAGGGTATTATGGTAACTCTTGTGTGGATGCAAACCTTGTGTTGAAAGTGAGTGAGCTCAATGAAAGGCCACTCTATGAAATTGTTAAGCTCATCAAAGAGACTAAAAACGTTGGTTCTACTAGTGAATATGTCAAAAACTCAATCGACACTTGGGAGACGAATGGTAAGGAGAGTTTGAAAATGAAAAGTGGTGGTGCAGTAACAGTTCTGACAGAGTGGAGGCATTTGGGTTTTCTTAATGAAAATGTAGAATTTGGTGGGAATGAAGTGGTGAATGTAGTACCAGCACCATGCAACTTGTTTGCGAGTGTGGATATGAGCATTTTTACATCTTCTAATAAATTTGATGATGAGAATGATCCATCAATGAAAGGAGGAGTTAATCTTTTCACATCACTCCCTGTTGATGCCATGCCTAGGTTCAAAGAGGAAATTGAATCCTTAAGGTTTCTTAGTTGAAGTTTGAATTTGAAAAGTCTATTGAAATTGTCTTAGTGTTTCAGTTTTAATTATATTACTTAATATGTTTCTTAAGAGATATTATTAAGTTGTTTTTCAGTTATAATTTGCTTTGGAAAAGCTATAATTTTAGAGAGTTTATGTTTCTGTTTTCTG containing:
- the LOC127084443 gene encoding spermidine coumaroyl-CoA acyltransferase: MAFQEETLNLQMKYFVLVKPSNSTPSCILSLSTIDNRDIYNNLCQTVHVYRSSPIHDSDSSFDIFHVLKEALSKALCYYYPLAGKLVESADDGKRRVHCNPNAENYGVPFLEATANCTLSSLHYLDNNDLEIAKYLVFDPQDKSYPLVFKVTKFLCGGFTIGMGVLHAVCDGFGASQFLKSIVELSRGRTEPSVIPVWERERLVGSITKQPFPKSPMNNVAFSPFLNETSSTVIKKYCFKVEGEMIRRLKMSLRKENENLGFTTFEALAGFVWRSRARALKLNNNGETMLSVLVGMRRNLKDFEPLPKGYYGNSCVDANLVLKVSELNERPLYEIVKLIKETKNVGSTSEYVKNSIDTWETNGKESLKMKSGGAVTVLTEWRHLGFLNENVEFGGNEVVNVVPAPCNLFASVDMSIFTSSNKFDDENDPSMKGGVNLFTSLPVDAMPRFKEEIESLRFLS